A genome region from Pseudodesulfovibrio alkaliphilus includes the following:
- a CDS encoding SIR2 family NAD-dependent protein deacylase → MQANIEMVKALLDPGRKVVVLTGAGVSAESGVPTFRGQDGLWKTHRAEDLARPDAFAARPELVWEFYNWRRTLVAGCEPGPAHLALAAMERLIPNFLLITQNVDGLHGQAGSRKLVEMHGSLWQVRCTVCTHAREDRSALPPLPECPVCGHLLRPGVVWFGEPLTPGVLRLAVAQLRDVDVFLSVGTSGLVQPAASFHQLARDHGAVTVEINAEPTPSTGLMDFALHGPAGVILPEMVPGTAS, encoded by the coding sequence ATGCAGGCGAACATCGAAATGGTCAAGGCCCTGCTCGATCCGGGCAGGAAAGTGGTGGTGCTTACCGGGGCGGGCGTTTCGGCCGAGAGCGGGGTGCCCACCTTTCGCGGTCAGGACGGGCTGTGGAAGACCCATCGCGCCGAGGATCTGGCCCGGCCAGACGCCTTTGCGGCCCGCCCGGAGCTGGTCTGGGAATTCTACAACTGGCGGCGAACCCTGGTGGCCGGGTGCGAGCCCGGCCCCGCCCATCTGGCCCTGGCGGCCATGGAGCGGCTGATTCCGAATTTTCTTCTGATCACTCAGAACGTGGACGGGCTGCACGGTCAGGCCGGGAGTCGGAAGCTGGTGGAGATGCACGGCAGTCTGTGGCAGGTGCGCTGCACGGTCTGCACCCACGCCCGCGAGGACCGCAGTGCGCTGCCGCCCCTGCCCGAGTGTCCGGTCTGCGGGCATCTGTTGCGGCCTGGCGTGGTCTGGTTCGGGGAGCCGCTGACGCCCGGGGTGTTGCGGTTGGCAGTGGCCCAGCTTCGGGACGTGGATGTCTTTCTCTCGGTGGGCACCTCCGGCCTTGTCCAGCCTGCGGCCTCCTTTCACCAGCTGGCCAGGGATCACGGGGCCGTCACCGTGGAAATCAATGCCGAGCCCACGCCCAGCACCGGGCTGATGGATTTCGCCCTGCACGGACCGGCCGGGGTCATCCTGCCCGAGATGGTTCCCGGAACCGCTTCCTGA
- a CDS encoding glutamine synthetase III family protein, whose amino-acid sequence MSGYQTRQTAIAAVTNYKPTNQPLNFAETSPAQIFGSNVFSDKVMKAMLPKDVYKSLMKTKKAGEKMDPAIAGPVAAAMKEWALSKGATHYTHVFYPLTGLTAEKHDGFLTPDGEGGAIAEFDPKLLIQGEPDASSFPSGGLRATFEARGYTAWDVTNPAYIIENPNGTFLCIPTAFVSWKGHALDKKTPLLRANQAINKAGRRFLSLFGNDNGEMVVSNAGPEQEYFLVDRNFYFARPDLMVCGRTLFGAKPSKGQELDDHYFGAIPRRVLSFMLEVERELYKLGVPVKTRHNEVAPGQFEIAPIYEQSNLATDHNQILMTTLKSVSKRYGMACLLHEKPFAGINGSGKHLNFSLSTPSQGSLFNPGDTPHENMQFLTITAATIRAVEKYGKLLRAVVATASNDHRLGANEAPPAIMSVFLGEQLTDIFEQIEKGSLKGCKTKDCLTVGVDTLPPLPMDAGDRNRTSPFAFTGNRFEFRAVGSNQSIAGAQVALNTMLAESLDFVCDEIEKITKGDASKLGAACQKVIQAIMKKHGHIIFNGDGYSEEWQKEAKRRGLPNLKTAADCLPCIGDADVVEMFGKYGVLSEAELHSRVEIYHEQYNQAIKTEALLVCKIARTIILPAAIRYQGELAATAASMKAAGIEPTTAILQDITAKLRKLQANTEALEKLMGKASFKSVEEEAVYKTKKILPAMLAVREVADALECVVADDLWPLPSYQEMLFIK is encoded by the coding sequence ATGAGCGGATACCAGACACGTCAGACCGCCATCGCTGCGGTGACCAACTACAAACCCACCAATCAGCCGCTGAACTTCGCCGAGACCTCCCCGGCGCAGATATTCGGGTCCAACGTCTTCAGCGACAAGGTCATGAAGGCGATGCTTCCCAAGGACGTGTACAAGTCCCTGATGAAGACCAAGAAGGCCGGGGAGAAGATGGACCCCGCCATCGCCGGCCCGGTGGCCGCGGCCATGAAGGAATGGGCGCTCTCCAAGGGCGCCACCCACTACACCCATGTCTTCTATCCGCTGACCGGCCTGACCGCCGAGAAGCACGACGGCTTCCTGACCCCGGACGGCGAGGGCGGGGCCATCGCCGAGTTCGATCCCAAGCTGCTCATCCAGGGCGAGCCCGACGCCTCGAGCTTCCCCTCCGGCGGTCTGCGGGCCACCTTCGAGGCCCGTGGGTACACCGCCTGGGATGTGACCAACCCGGCATACATCATCGAGAATCCCAACGGCACCTTCCTGTGCATCCCCACGGCCTTCGTCTCCTGGAAGGGACACGCCCTGGACAAGAAGACCCCGCTGCTGCGCGCCAACCAGGCCATCAACAAGGCCGGACGCCGCTTCCTCTCCCTGTTTGGCAACGACAACGGCGAGATGGTCGTGTCCAATGCCGGGCCCGAGCAGGAATACTTCCTGGTGGACCGCAACTTCTACTTCGCCCGGCCCGACCTGATGGTCTGCGGCCGCACCCTGTTCGGGGCCAAGCCCTCCAAGGGCCAGGAGCTTGACGACCACTACTTCGGCGCCATCCCGCGCCGGGTGCTCTCCTTCATGCTCGAAGTGGAGCGTGAGCTGTACAAGCTGGGTGTGCCGGTCAAGACCCGCCACAACGAGGTGGCCCCCGGCCAGTTCGAGATCGCGCCCATTTACGAGCAGTCCAACCTGGCCACCGACCACAACCAGATTCTCATGACAACGCTGAAGTCCGTATCCAAGCGCTACGGCATGGCCTGTCTGCTGCACGAAAAGCCCTTTGCGGGCATCAACGGTTCAGGCAAGCACCTCAACTTCTCGCTCTCCACCCCCTCGCAGGGCTCGCTGTTCAATCCCGGCGACACCCCGCACGAGAACATGCAGTTTCTGACCATCACTGCGGCCACCATCCGTGCCGTGGAGAAGTACGGCAAACTGCTGCGGGCCGTGGTGGCCACGGCCAGCAATGACCATCGCCTGGGCGCCAACGAGGCCCCCCCGGCCATCATGTCCGTATTCCTCGGCGAGCAGCTGACCGACATCTTCGAGCAGATCGAAAAGGGCAGCCTCAAGGGATGCAAGACCAAGGACTGCCTGACCGTGGGCGTGGACACCCTGCCCCCGCTGCCCATGGACGCGGGCGACCGCAACCGAACCAGCCCCTTCGCTTTCACCGGCAACCGTTTCGAGTTTCGCGCCGTGGGTTCCAACCAATCCATCGCCGGAGCCCAGGTGGCCCTGAACACCATGCTGGCAGAATCCCTCGACTTTGTCTGCGACGAGATCGAGAAGATTACCAAGGGCGACGCCTCCAAGCTCGGTGCTGCCTGCCAGAAGGTCATCCAGGCCATCATGAAGAAGCACGGCCACATCATCTTCAACGGCGACGGCTACTCCGAGGAGTGGCAGAAGGAAGCCAAGCGGCGCGGCCTGCCCAATCTGAAGACCGCCGCCGACTGCCTGCCCTGCATCGGCGATGCCGACGTGGTCGAGATGTTCGGCAAGTACGGCGTCCTTTCCGAGGCCGAGCTGCACTCCCGGGTGGAGATCTACCACGAGCAGTACAACCAGGCCATCAAGACCGAGGCCCTGCTGGTGTGCAAGATCGCCAGGACCATCATTCTGCCCGCGGCCATCCGCTACCAGGGCGAGCTGGCCGCCACCGCCGCCAGCATGAAGGCCGCCGGCATCGAGCCGACCACGGCCATTCTCCAGGACATCACCGCCAAGCTGCGCAAGCTCCAGGCCAACACCGAAGCCCTTGAGAAGTTGATGGGGAAAGCCAGCTTCAAGTCCGTGGAAGAAGAGGCGGTCTACAAGACCAAGAAGATCCTGCCCGCCATGCTCGCCGTGCGCGAGGTGGCCGACGCCCTTGAGTGCGTGGTGGCCGACGACCTGTGGCCCCTGCCCAGCTACCAGGAGATGCTCTTCATCAAGTAG
- a CDS encoding TrpB-like pyridoxal phosphate-dependent enzyme produces MLKRIFLPQDRMPTQWYNPMPDLPTPLAPPLNPETHKPITPDMLAPIFPDSLIAQEMSQERFIDIPEAVQDIYRLWRPSPLVRADRLEKAIGAKCRIYYKDESVSPAGSHKPNTSVPQAYYNKMEGVERLATETGAGQWGTALSFACAQYGLECVVYMVKVSYEQKPYRKMLINSYGGTIFASPSEQTRTGREMLARDPGCKGSLGLAISEAVEDAATHDNTKYALGSVLNHVIIHQTITGLEVQAQLDMIGEKATHLVGCVGGGSNFGGLVLPFLPKKLAGDPVRFIPVEPRACPTLTRGEYRYDYGDMARLTPLVKMHTLGHDFMPAPIHAGGLRYHGDAPIVCNVVAEGLCEPVAYFQTECFEAARLFLETEGFLPAPETSHAIKGAIEAAKTAGPDDVVVFLYSGHGLLDLASYDAFNHGLLTNFELPQRDIEEALKRCPVVE; encoded by the coding sequence ATGCTCAAAAGGATCTTTCTGCCTCAGGACAGGATGCCCACACAGTGGTACAATCCCATGCCGGATCTGCCCACGCCCCTGGCCCCGCCGCTCAATCCCGAGACCCACAAGCCCATTACCCCGGACATGCTGGCCCCCATCTTCCCGGACTCTCTCATAGCCCAGGAGATGAGCCAGGAGCGGTTCATCGACATTCCCGAGGCGGTGCAGGATATCTACAGGCTCTGGCGGCCCTCGCCCCTGGTCCGGGCAGACAGGCTCGAGAAGGCCATCGGCGCCAAATGCCGCATCTACTACAAGGATGAGTCCGTCTCTCCTGCCGGGTCGCACAAGCCCAATACCTCGGTGCCCCAGGCGTACTACAACAAGATGGAAGGCGTGGAGCGGCTGGCCACCGAGACCGGCGCGGGCCAGTGGGGCACGGCCCTGTCCTTTGCCTGCGCCCAGTACGGGCTTGAGTGCGTGGTCTACATGGTCAAGGTCAGCTATGAGCAGAAACCCTACCGCAAGATGCTCATCAACTCCTACGGGGGCACCATCTTCGCCTCGCCCTCCGAGCAGACGCGCACCGGCCGCGAGATGCTGGCCCGCGATCCGGGCTGCAAGGGCTCGCTTGGGCTGGCCATCTCCGAGGCGGTGGAGGACGCCGCCACCCACGACAACACCAAGTACGCCCTGGGATCGGTCCTCAACCACGTCATCATCCACCAGACCATCACCGGCCTTGAGGTGCAGGCCCAGCTCGACATGATCGGCGAGAAAGCGACCCATCTGGTGGGCTGCGTGGGCGGCGGGTCCAACTTCGGCGGGCTGGTGCTGCCGTTTCTGCCCAAGAAGCTGGCGGGCGACCCGGTCCGCTTCATTCCGGTGGAGCCGCGGGCCTGTCCGACACTGACCCGTGGGGAATACCGCTACGACTACGGCGACATGGCCCGGCTGACTCCATTGGTCAAGATGCACACCCTGGGGCACGACTTCATGCCCGCGCCCATCCATGCTGGCGGCCTACGCTATCACGGCGACGCGCCCATCGTCTGCAATGTGGTGGCCGAGGGCTTGTGCGAGCCCGTGGCCTACTTCCAGACCGAGTGTTTCGAGGCGGCCCGGCTCTTCCTTGAGACCGAGGGGTTTCTGCCCGCGCCCGAGACATCCCACGCCATCAAGGGGGCCATTGAGGCGGCCAAAACGGCCGGGCCCGACGATGTCGTCGTCTTCCTCTACTCAGGCCACGGCCTGCTTGATCTCGCCTCCTACGATGCCTTCAACCATGGGCTGTTGACCAACTTCGAGCTGCCCCAGCGCGATATTGAGGAGGCGCTGAAGCGCTGCCCCGTGGTCGAGTAA
- a CDS encoding META domain-containing protein, whose amino-acid sequence MPNATRPMPQLAALALALVLVPALIMAGGCGSKEAAPVDPEAVRSALVGKKWTVGSLSGRSVVGKEPLTIEFFPDGSVSGGAGCGTFSGSYVLEGSVLHIDDLTHDGTSCGPALDEQAFSYLSFLRRVSGVRLAGSDVDLTMEESLRPVRLTTGSSGWLW is encoded by the coding sequence ATGCCCAATGCGACGCGTCCAATGCCCCAGCTGGCCGCCCTTGCCCTTGCCCTCGTCCTTGTGCCCGCCCTCATTATGGCCGGAGGATGCGGCTCCAAGGAAGCAGCCCCGGTGGACCCCGAAGCGGTCAGAAGCGCCCTGGTGGGCAAAAAATGGACCGTGGGGTCCCTGTCCGGCCGTTCGGTGGTGGGTAAGGAGCCGCTGACCATCGAGTTTTTCCCTGACGGCAGCGTGAGCGGCGGCGCGGGCTGCGGCACCTTCAGCGGCAGCTACGTCCTTGAGGGGAGCGTACTCCATATTGACGATCTGACCCATGATGGCACGTCCTGTGGCCCGGCCCTGGACGAGCAGGCTTTCTCCTATCTTTCCTTTCTGCGCCGCGTGAGCGGGGTCAGGCTTGCGGGCAGCGATGTGGACCTGACCATGGAGGAGTCCCTGCGCCCCGTCCGGCTTACCACCGGCTCTTCCGGGTGGCTCTGGTAG
- a CDS encoding glycoside hydrolase family 3 protein: protein MRPNAFAPVLALILVVSLLAPLPASADDDLDIMVGQMLMAGFRGFAVTPDSPIVRDIRERHLGGVILFDYDVAMNSPDRNIDSPAQVARLTADLAGYAAIPLLVAVDQEGGRVQRLKPGRGFAGSPSARELGTLDDAAIEAAGAEVGRTLRRAGFNLDFAPVADVDVDPDSPAIGRLGRSFSANPARVGQCAGLFLAGLASQGVTGCLKHFPGHGSAGTDSHLGVTDVTATWSRDELIPYRILINRGAARMIMTAHIFNARLDQDHPATLSRPVITGLLRQELGFDGVVVTDDLDMKAITDRYGRDAAIRLAIEAGADILLIGNNLTYDPDAVRLAHGRITAMVRDGIIAEARIRESFERILRLKQNLPE from the coding sequence ATGCGCCCCAACGCCTTCGCCCCAGTCCTCGCCCTGATCCTTGTCGTGTCCCTGCTCGCCCCCCTGCCAGCGAGCGCCGATGACGACCTCGACATCATGGTCGGCCAGATGCTCATGGCCGGGTTCCGGGGCTTCGCCGTGACCCCGGACAGCCCCATCGTCCGCGACATCCGCGAGCGCCACCTGGGCGGAGTCATCCTCTTCGACTATGACGTGGCCATGAACAGCCCGGACCGGAACATCGACTCCCCGGCCCAGGTGGCCCGGCTCACGGCCGATCTGGCCGGGTACGCAGCGATCCCCCTGCTCGTGGCCGTGGACCAGGAGGGCGGGCGGGTGCAGCGGCTCAAGCCAGGGCGCGGTTTTGCCGGATCGCCCTCGGCCAGGGAGCTGGGAACCCTGGACGACGCGGCCATCGAAGCCGCCGGGGCCGAGGTGGGGCGGACCCTGCGCCGGGCGGGGTTCAACCTCGATTTCGCGCCTGTGGCCGATGTGGATGTCGATCCCGACAGCCCGGCCATCGGCAGGCTCGGGCGCAGCTTCTCGGCCAACCCTGCCCGCGTCGGCCAATGCGCCGGACTCTTTCTGGCCGGTCTGGCCAGCCAGGGCGTGACCGGCTGCCTCAAGCATTTCCCCGGACACGGCAGCGCGGGCACGGACAGCCACCTGGGCGTCACCGACGTTACCGCCACCTGGAGCCGCGACGAGCTCATTCCCTACCGCATCCTGATCAACCGGGGTGCGGCCCGGATGATCATGACCGCCCACATTTTCAACGCCCGGCTCGACCAGGACCATCCGGCCACCCTCTCGCGTCCGGTCATCACCGGCCTGCTGCGCCAGGAGCTCGGCTTCGACGGCGTGGTCGTCACAGACGACCTGGACATGAAGGCCATCACCGACCGCTACGGCCGCGACGCGGCCATCCGGCTGGCCATCGAGGCCGGGGCGGACATCCTGCTCATCGGCAACAACCTGACCTACGACCCGGACGCGGTGCGCCTCGCCCACGGCCGGATCACGGCCATGGTCCGCGACGGAATCATCGCCGAGGCACGGATCAGGGAGTCCTTTGAGCGGATACTGCGGCTCAAACAGAATCTGCCCGAATAG
- the icd gene encoding NADP-dependent isocitrate dehydrogenase: MAEKTIYYIEGDGIGPEVWKAGRPVLDAAVAKVYGTANSLNWVELLAGERAYAETGEHLPKATMDALAGAELAMKGPLQTPVGKGFRSLNVTLRQVFDLYACIRPIKYFKGIESPVKRPDLVDMTVFRENTEDVYAGIEYQSGSAEAKKLIEFLADELGAKVDMSAGVGIKPITPAGSKRLVKRAIDFALEHGKPSVTLVHKGNIMKHTEGGFRAWGYELAEQEYAGRVVREGEDGSGVVIKDRIADAMFQNVLMYPEQYSVIATTNLNGDYISDALAAQVGGLGLAPGVNMGDTLAFFEPTHGTAPTIAGKDMANPGSLILSGAMLLEHIGWTEAASLIHAAMEKTLQDGRVTVDLAAQIPGATQVGCREFGEILLANL; encoded by the coding sequence TTGGCTGAAAAGACCATCTACTACATCGAAGGTGACGGCATCGGCCCCGAGGTCTGGAAGGCCGGACGCCCCGTACTCGACGCCGCCGTGGCCAAGGTTTACGGCACGGCCAACTCCCTGAACTGGGTCGAGCTGCTGGCCGGCGAGCGCGCCTATGCCGAGACCGGCGAGCACCTGCCAAAGGCGACCATGGACGCCCTGGCCGGGGCCGAACTGGCCATGAAAGGCCCGCTCCAGACTCCGGTGGGCAAGGGGTTCCGCAGCCTCAATGTCACCCTGCGCCAAGTCTTCGACCTCTACGCCTGCATCCGCCCCATCAAGTACTTTAAGGGAATCGAGTCCCCCGTCAAGCGGCCCGATCTCGTGGACATGACCGTGTTCCGCGAAAACACCGAGGATGTCTACGCGGGCATCGAATACCAGTCCGGCAGCGCCGAGGCCAAGAAACTCATCGAATTTCTGGCCGACGAACTGGGCGCAAAGGTGGACATGAGCGCCGGAGTGGGCATCAAGCCCATCACCCCGGCCGGGTCCAAGCGGCTGGTCAAGCGCGCCATCGACTTCGCCCTGGAACACGGCAAGCCGTCGGTCACGCTGGTCCACAAGGGCAACATCATGAAGCACACCGAGGGCGGCTTCCGCGCCTGGGGCTACGAGCTGGCCGAGCAGGAATACGCTGGCAGGGTCGTGCGCGAGGGCGAGGACGGCAGCGGCGTGGTCATCAAGGACCGCATCGCGGACGCCATGTTCCAGAACGTGCTCATGTACCCCGAGCAGTATTCGGTCATCGCCACCACCAACCTCAACGGCGACTACATCTCCGACGCCCTGGCGGCGCAGGTGGGGGGCCTGGGGCTGGCCCCTGGCGTGAACATGGGCGACACCCTCGCCTTTTTCGAGCCCACCCACGGCACGGCCCCGACCATCGCGGGCAAGGACATGGCCAACCCCGGCTCGCTGATCCTCTCCGGGGCCATGCTCCTGGAGCATATCGGCTGGACCGAGGCCGCATCCCTCATCCACGCGGCCATGGAAAAAACGCTTCAGGACGGCAGGGTGACAGTGGACCTCGCGGCCCAGATTCCCGGCGCAACCCAGGTGGGCTGCCGGGAGTTCGGCGAGATTCTGCTGGCCAACCTGTAG